Proteins encoded in a region of the Sulfurimonas marina genome:
- the tpx gene encoding thiol peroxidase, with amino-acid sequence MATTKFKGTDVELLGNQVNVGDKAPEVTVVNSDGLGDVVVGGAQGVKQLIIVVPSLDTGVCATETRNFNAKAADLEGVKTTVVSMDLPFAAGRFCSAEGIDKLTVASDFRNKDFANAYGVLLGGSVLAGVTCRAIFVVDENGVVTYKEIVPEITEEPAYDAALEAAQK; translated from the coding sequence ATGGCAACTACAAAATTTAAAGGTACAGACGTAGAGTTATTAGGTAATCAAGTAAATGTTGGAGATAAAGCTCCAGAGGTAACAGTTGTTAATTCAGATGGTTTAGGTGATGTTGTAGTTGGTGGTGCACAAGGTGTAAAACAACTTATCATCGTTGTTCCTTCATTAGATACTGGTGTATGTGCTACTGAAACTCGTAACTTCAATGCAAAAGCTGCTGATTTAGAAGGTGTTAAAACTACTGTTGTTTCTATGGACCTTCCATTTGCTGCTGGTAGATTCTGTTCAGCTGAAGGTATCGACAAATTAACTGTTGCTTCTGACTTCAGAAACAAAGATTTCGCTAACGCTTACGGAGTACTTTTAGGTGGTTCTGTATTAGCTGGTGTAACTTGTCGTGCTATCTTCGTTGTTGATGAAAACGGTGTTGTAACTTACAAAGAAATCGTTCCAGAAATTACTGAAGAACCAGCATACGATGCAGCTTTAGAAGCAGCACAAAAATAA
- a CDS encoding TIGR04219 family outer membrane beta-barrel protein translates to MKKIISTLAMVSTLATVASADFTRVEMGVGVWSQEPTGNITYKDGATTGSYASDETKKTSAYAWMLIKHPIPVVPNLRLEYASVEDKGSVDGTFKDFTASSVTTGSFKVDQYDVIPYYNILDNTAWITLDLGLDIKVLDSSFKAEGVNVNGVVGLSDYEDSTLLAVPMGYARARVEIPATDIGIESDIKYITYSGSTLSDFRVKVDYTFDITPVVQPAIEVGYRTQSYVIETDDDKTKVDMKFSGVYGGLMLRF, encoded by the coding sequence ATGAAAAAAATCATATCTACTTTAGCGATGGTATCTACTTTGGCTACTGTTGCAAGTGCAGATTTTACTAGAGTTGAAATGGGTGTAGGTGTTTGGAGTCAAGAGCCTACTGGAAACATTACATATAAAGATGGTGCTACAACAGGTTCATATGCAAGTGATGAAACAAAAAAAACATCAGCTTATGCATGGATGCTTATAAAACATCCTATTCCGGTAGTTCCAAATTTAAGACTTGAGTATGCAAGTGTTGAAGATAAAGGTAGTGTAGATGGAACTTTCAAGGACTTTACTGCTAGTAGTGTTACAACAGGTTCATTTAAAGTAGATCAATATGATGTAATCCCGTACTATAATATCCTTGACAATACTGCTTGGATCACATTAGATTTAGGGTTAGATATTAAAGTATTAGACTCTTCATTTAAAGCTGAAGGTGTAAATGTAAATGGTGTTGTGGGACTTAGTGATTATGAAGATAGTACATTATTAGCAGTACCGATGGGATATGCAAGAGCACGCGTAGAGATTCCTGCTACAGATATCGGTATAGAATCAGATATAAAATATATCACGTACAGCGGTTCAACTTTATCTGATTTTAGAGTAAAAGTTGATTATACTTTTGATATCACTCCTGTTGTACAACCTGCTATAGAAGTTGGTTATAGAACACAAAGTTATGTAATAGAAACAGATGATGACAAAACAAAAGTAGATATGAAGTTTTCTGGCGTTTACGGTGGTTTAATGCTACGCTTCTAA
- a CDS encoding UDP-N-acetylmuramate dehydrogenase, whose product MQHKTINFKNYSSFKIGSSFDVAVFEKGDSSYKDFYLIGSCNNTLVGNNPPPLMILGKDFDYIKIEDNTLKIGGATPSGKIASYCKKNNIANFEFVSHLPGKLGGLVYMNAGLKEYEIFNYLIDITTPNGVKTKDEIKYGYRNTNINEPILEATFELKYGFDEKKVEMFKKMRSNQPSTPSAGSCFKNPQGDYAGRLIEAVGLKGVRVGDMAFSDEHANFLVNYGDGKFEDAIHLIKEAQKRVKEEFDISLECEIIILDQEYLGKKIL is encoded by the coding sequence ATGCAACACAAAACTATAAACTTTAAAAACTATTCCTCTTTTAAAATAGGCAGCTCGTTTGATGTTGCTGTTTTTGAAAAAGGGGATAGCTCTTATAAAGATTTTTACCTTATCGGCTCGTGCAACAACACACTTGTCGGCAATAATCCTCCCCCACTTATGATTCTTGGCAAAGATTTTGATTATATAAAGATTGAGGACAATACTCTAAAAATAGGTGGTGCTACTCCATCGGGGAAAATTGCTTCATATTGCAAAAAAAACAATATTGCCAACTTTGAATTTGTTTCACATCTTCCCGGGAAACTCGGAGGTCTTGTTTATATGAATGCAGGTCTTAAGGAGTATGAGATCTTTAACTATCTAATTGATATCACTACACCTAACGGAGTGAAAACAAAAGATGAGATCAAATATGGCTACAGAAATACAAATATTAATGAACCTATTTTAGAGGCAACTTTTGAACTTAAATACGGTTTTGATGAAAAGAAAGTAGAGATGTTTAAAAAGATGCGTTCAAACCAACCCTCTACCCCTTCAGCAGGAAGCTGTTTCAAAAATCCCCAAGGTGATTATGCAGGGCGACTGATCGAAGCGGTAGGACTAAAAGGTGTACGTGTAGGAGATATGGCATTTAGTGATGAACATGCTAACTTCTTAGTAAACTATGGTGATGGAAAATTTGAAGATGCAATACACCTAATAAAAGAGGCACAAAAAAGGGTAAAAGAGGAGTTTGATATCTCACTTGAATGTGAAATAATAATCCTCGATCAAGAGTATCTTGGGAAAAAGATACTCTAA
- the fliQ gene encoding flagellar biosynthesis protein FliQ: MEAKLIALGVETFKIALILALPALLVGMLLGLIVSIFQATTQINEMTLSFIPKILGVVIIIVLTMPWMINEMRDFSLHVFNLIPNFVE; this comes from the coding sequence ATGGAAGCAAAACTCATAGCCCTCGGTGTTGAAACTTTTAAAATTGCACTTATTTTGGCACTCCCTGCTCTACTTGTAGGTATGCTTCTCGGGCTTATAGTTTCCATTTTTCAAGCAACAACGCAGATCAATGAGATGACACTCTCTTTTATTCCTAAAATTCTCGGTGTTGTTATTATCATCGTTTTAACTATGCCTTGGATGATCAATGAGATGCGTGACTTCTCTTTACACGTTTTTAATCTCATCCCTAACTTTGTAGAGTAA
- a CDS encoding menaquinone biosynthesis family protein, whose product MKKTLIAHSPDADDIFMYYAIKFGWIDMKDTHFDNIAKDIQTLNEDALSGVYDIVAISFALYPHISEEYAPLRTAVSFGEGYGPKIIKKKGTKLKRNFKVALSGKHTTNAMLFRIAYPDARITYMNFLEIEQAVLDGKVDAGVLIHESILTYDAELEVEREMWDIWQELSGGDLPLPLGGMAIRRSIPLNKAIEYEATLTKAVDVARKHKDKLSKMLLERDLVRIDAPTLDQYLELYANDESVSLSEVQYKAINKLFEIGYKHGFYDKLVKVEDYLIPTEYKELRYS is encoded by the coding sequence ATGAAAAAAACACTTATAGCACATTCACCTGACGCCGACGATATCTTTATGTACTACGCCATAAAATTTGGCTGGATAGATATGAAAGATACTCATTTTGACAATATTGCAAAAGATATTCAAACTCTTAATGAGGATGCTTTAAGCGGCGTATATGACATAGTAGCTATAAGCTTCGCACTCTATCCACATATCTCAGAGGAGTACGCACCGCTTCGTACTGCTGTAAGCTTTGGAGAGGGGTACGGTCCTAAAATTATTAAGAAAAAAGGGACAAAACTCAAACGAAATTTCAAAGTAGCACTGAGCGGAAAACATACTACAAATGCAATGCTGTTTCGTATCGCCTATCCTGATGCCCGCATCACATATATGAACTTTTTAGAGATAGAACAAGCAGTCCTTGATGGAAAAGTTGATGCAGGTGTACTTATTCACGAGTCTATTCTTACATATGATGCAGAGTTAGAAGTTGAACGTGAGATGTGGGATATTTGGCAGGAACTCTCAGGGGGTGATTTACCACTACCTCTTGGAGGGATGGCTATTCGCCGTTCAATCCCTCTAAATAAAGCAATCGAATACGAAGCAACACTTACAAAAGCGGTTGATGTAGCGCGTAAACACAAAGACAAGCTCTCAAAAATGTTGTTAGAGCGTGATCTTGTAAGAATAGATGCTCCGACACTTGATCAGTATCTTGAACTTTATGCAAATGATGAAAGTGTAAGTTTGAGCGAGGTTCAGTACAAAGCGATCAATAAACTTTTTGAAATCGGTTATAAACACGGTTTTTATGATAAACTAGTGAAAGTAGAAGATTATCTTATCCCTACGGAATATAAAGAGTTAAGGTACTCATAA
- the recA gene encoding recombinase RecA, whose translation MDANKQKSLDLAIKQIDKAFGKGALMRLGDKEIEPVQAISTGSLGLDLALGINGVPQGRVIEVYGPESSGKTTLALQITAECQKNGGVCAFIDAEHALDVVYAKNLGVDIDNLLVSQPDYGEQALDIVETVARSGAVDLIVVDSVAALTPKVELEGEMNDQQVGVQARLMSKALRKLTGVLNKMNCTVIFINQIRMKIGMMGYGSPETTTGGNALKFYASVRIDVRRIASLKQGEAQIGNRVKAKVIKNKVAPPFRQAEFDIMFGEGISKEGELVDYGVKLDIIDKSGAWFSYGETKLGQGRENVKLKFKEEPELAKEIEDKIRVAMGMSSLMTMDTSEIAEVTEDDS comes from the coding sequence ATGGATGCAAACAAACAAAAATCACTAGACTTAGCAATCAAACAAATAGATAAAGCATTTGGTAAGGGTGCTTTAATGCGTCTGGGAGATAAAGAGATTGAACCTGTTCAAGCGATCTCTACAGGTTCTTTAGGCCTTGACCTTGCTTTAGGTATTAACGGTGTACCTCAAGGAAGAGTTATAGAAGTTTACGGACCGGAGAGTTCAGGTAAAACTACTTTAGCACTACAAATCACTGCTGAATGTCAAAAGAACGGCGGAGTATGTGCCTTTATTGATGCGGAGCATGCTTTGGATGTTGTATATGCAAAAAATCTTGGTGTGGATATAGACAACTTACTTGTATCTCAACCCGATTACGGTGAGCAGGCTTTAGATATTGTTGAAACAGTGGCACGTAGTGGTGCAGTTGATCTAATTGTTGTTGACTCTGTTGCAGCACTTACACCGAAAGTAGAGCTTGAAGGTGAGATGAATGATCAGCAAGTGGGTGTTCAAGCACGTCTTATGTCAAAAGCATTAAGAAAGCTTACTGGTGTTCTTAATAAAATGAACTGTACAGTTATCTTTATCAACCAAATCCGTATGAAAATCGGTATGATGGGATACGGTTCACCTGAAACAACTACAGGTGGTAATGCTTTAAAATTCTATGCATCTGTAAGAATTGATGTTCGTCGTATAGCTTCACTAAAACAAGGAGAAGCTCAAATAGGTAACCGTGTAAAAGCGAAAGTTATTAAAAATAAAGTTGCTCCTCCATTCCGTCAAGCTGAATTTGATATTATGTTCGGTGAGGGGATCTCTAAAGAGGGTGAACTTGTAGACTACGGTGTGAAACTAGACATAATCGACAAAAGTGGGGCATGGTTCTCTTACGGTGAAACAAAACTCGGACAAGGTCGTGAGAACGTAAAACTGAAGTTTAAAGAGGAGCCTGAACTAGCAAAAGAGATCGAAGATAAGATCAGAGTTGCAATGGGAATGAGCTCTCTAATGACTATGGATACCTCAGAGATAGCTGAAGTAACAGAGGATGATTCATAG
- the eno gene encoding phosphopyruvate hydratase: MFIDDVSAIEVMDSRGNPTVKATVRLSDGTVESAVVPSGASTGKREALELRDGGDRYMGKGVLQAVENVNTQISDALIGMSPYNQAIVDATMKELDGTDNYGNLGANAVLGVSMAVARAAAASLNIPLYRYLGGANAMVMPVPMLNIINGGSHADNSVDFQEYMIMPVGFEDFAESLRASAEVYHNLKKILKDKNHNTALGDEGGFAPDLSSNEEPIQVIMEAIEKAGYKAGEQIAIALDVASSELVVDGGYRLESENRTVSSEELVAYYEDLCAKYPIVSIEDGLSEDDWDGWKILTDRLGDKVQLVGDDLFVTNANILAEGIQKGIGNSILIKPNQIGSVSETMLTVRLAQRNGYKCVMSHRSGESEDAFIADFAVALNCGEIKTGSTARGERTAKYNRLLEIENEVFYGEYLGSTLFN; this comes from the coding sequence ATGTTTATAGATGATGTAAGTGCAATAGAAGTTATGGATTCTCGTGGTAATCCAACTGTAAAAGCTACAGTGAGACTAAGCGACGGTACAGTAGAGAGTGCAGTTGTACCGAGTGGAGCTAGTACTGGTAAACGTGAAGCGTTAGAGCTTCGCGATGGTGGCGATCGTTATATGGGAAAAGGTGTATTACAAGCAGTTGAAAATGTAAATACACAAATTTCTGACGCATTAATCGGAATGAGTCCATACAACCAAGCTATCGTTGATGCTACAATGAAAGAGCTTGACGGAACTGATAACTATGGAAACTTAGGCGCAAATGCAGTTCTAGGTGTATCTATGGCTGTAGCTCGTGCAGCAGCTGCGAGTTTAAATATCCCATTATACCGCTACTTAGGTGGTGCTAACGCTATGGTTATGCCTGTACCGATGTTAAATATCATCAACGGTGGTAGCCATGCTGATAACTCAGTTGACTTTCAAGAGTATATGATTATGCCTGTTGGTTTTGAAGATTTCGCTGAGTCTTTAAGAGCATCTGCAGAAGTGTATCACAACCTCAAAAAGATTCTAAAAGATAAAAATCATAATACTGCACTTGGTGACGAGGGTGGTTTTGCTCCGGATCTAAGTTCAAATGAAGAGCCTATCCAAGTTATTATGGAAGCAATTGAGAAAGCTGGATATAAAGCAGGTGAGCAAATTGCTATCGCTTTAGATGTTGCTTCAAGTGAACTTGTAGTAGATGGCGGATACAGACTAGAGTCTGAAAACAGAACAGTTAGTTCTGAAGAGTTAGTAGCTTACTATGAAGATCTATGCGCTAAATACCCAATCGTATCTATCGAAGACGGTCTAAGTGAAGATGATTGGGATGGTTGGAAAATCTTAACTGACAGACTTGGTGATAAAGTACAGTTAGTTGGTGATGACCTGTTTGTTACAAATGCAAATATTTTAGCTGAAGGTATCCAAAAAGGTATCGGTAACTCTATCTTAATCAAACCAAACCAAATCGGTTCTGTAAGTGAAACAATGTTAACTGTTCGTCTTGCACAAAGAAATGGTTACAAATGTGTAATGTCTCACCGTTCTGGAGAGAGTGAAGATGCATTTATTGCAGACTTTGCTGTAGCACTTAACTGTGGTGAGATCAAAACAGGTTCAACTGCACGTGGTGAAAGAACTGCAAAATATAACCGTCTTTTAGAGATCGAAAACGAAGTTTTTTACGGTGAGTATTTAGGTTCTACACTTTTTAACTAA
- a CDS encoding AMIN domain-containing protein produces MYRYILLFSLLFSTLYSRENPFFPIESDDIPLTTNQLEKDTPLKRASMKLPSTARTIESVTVSYKNLDGSIQEKTIDLQNSIDWHLPVFITQHYQDEKVNSVQKTEEIKSKKIFKEIVSLPFIKFKIYKNEIILVTKDKMLRKFLLVKPQRIVCDFKRETSIRSYVKKIHNEDVTQIKVGTHKGYYRVVIELDGNYRYKVTSEKNGYRFTLN; encoded by the coding sequence ATGTATAGGTATATTCTTCTTTTTTCACTTTTATTTTCTACCCTTTATTCACGAGAAAACCCTTTTTTCCCAATTGAATCTGATGATATCCCTCTTACAACAAATCAACTGGAAAAAGATACTCCTCTTAAACGTGCAAGTATGAAACTTCCTTCAACTGCAAGAACTATTGAGAGTGTAACTGTTAGTTATAAAAATCTTGATGGAAGTATTCAGGAAAAAACAATCGATCTGCAAAACAGTATAGATTGGCATTTGCCGGTGTTTATTACGCAACACTATCAAGATGAAAAAGTAAACAGTGTTCAAAAAACAGAAGAGATAAAAAGTAAAAAAATCTTTAAAGAGATCGTTTCACTCCCTTTTATAAAATTTAAAATATATAAAAATGAGATAATACTAGTTACTAAAGATAAAATGCTTAGAAAGTTTTTACTAGTAAAACCTCAAAGAATAGTGTGTGATTTCAAAAGAGAGACAAGCATTAGAAGTTATGTAAAAAAAATTCATAATGAAGATGTTACACAAATTAAAGTAGGTACCCATAAAGGGTACTATAGAGTTGTAATTGAGTTAGACGGGAATTATAGATATAAAGTTACTTCTGAGAAAAATGGATACCGTTTTACCCTTAATTGA
- a CDS encoding glucosaminidase domain-containing protein, producing MKYIIFIALFLTVSLFADDNLKKMSVKEKKKRFYSLVIPVVDKVYEQRYKLYEDVSEELNSSKKSVQIEELKQYYKVETDQELLMSLKPQPKSMAIAQAAMESAWGTSRFFNLGNNLFGMWSISSKENRIAANVKRDNNTTVWVKKYDSLEESVRGYYITLSKGKQYKKLRELNYNTDDVYEVIQGLDRYSERKEAYVDEIGSIIRYNKLTKYDRK from the coding sequence ATGAAATATATTATTTTTATTGCTCTTTTTTTAACAGTTAGTTTATTTGCAGATGATAATCTGAAAAAAATGAGTGTTAAAGAGAAGAAAAAAAGGTTTTATTCTCTTGTAATACCTGTAGTTGATAAAGTTTATGAACAAAGATACAAGCTTTACGAAGATGTTAGCGAAGAGTTAAACAGTAGTAAAAAAAGTGTTCAAATTGAAGAACTAAAACAATACTACAAAGTAGAGACGGATCAAGAGTTACTGATGTCTTTAAAGCCGCAACCGAAAAGCATGGCAATAGCTCAGGCTGCAATGGAGAGTGCATGGGGGACTTCCCGCTTTTTTAACTTGGGAAATAACCTTTTTGGAATGTGGAGCATAAGTTCTAAAGAGAATAGAATAGCAGCAAATGTGAAAAGAGACAACAATACAACGGTTTGGGTAAAGAAATATGATTCGTTAGAGGAATCAGTTCGCGGATATTATATCACCTTATCCAAAGGGAAGCAGTATAAAAAACTGCGTGAACTTAACTATAACACTGATGATGTTTACGAGGTGATTCAAGGTCTGGATAGATACTCAGAACGTAAAGAGGCTTATGTAGATGAAATAGGCAGTATTATAAGATACAACAAGCTGACAAAATATGATAGAAAGTAA
- the mgtE gene encoding magnesium transporter, whose translation MEEIKHYLSTHEDTEMHPSEIAKLLKELSDDEFSEAIKFVPKDLVGDVALALPDRYFEDVVENLSVDDLSYAVTELESDDQLEFMQELEDVDEKVAAEVFKKLDEEDKEEIETLQKYDEDEAGAYMQLEVFTSYEDEVVQDVIKRFARLRKENELENVQNLFIVDRRDKLLYTVGLDELLIFDFTKTIKENIVSSEDSFEPKIARDNEDIKEVVHYFEEYDLSVMPVVDGDGTLLGRITSDDIYDIINEHATEQMYHLAGVDDDAEEDEDVLKAGRKRASWLGVNLLTAIAASFVIGMFEQTLQSLVALAILMPIVASMGGNAGTQTLTVVVRQLALGDISNGDALRILKKEIFIALMNGLIFAIVMGMIAWVWFDISMLGLVIGLSMIINLFMAGFFGAVVPLGLKMLKIDPAIGSTVILTTVTDVVGFFSFLGLATYILL comes from the coding sequence ATGGAAGAGATAAAACATTATTTAAGTACACATGAAGACACAGAGATGCATCCATCGGAGATCGCTAAGCTTTTAAAAGAGCTAAGTGATGACGAATTTAGTGAAGCTATTAAATTTGTCCCTAAAGATCTTGTAGGGGATGTAGCACTAGCATTACCCGATAGATATTTTGAAGATGTTGTTGAAAACCTAAGCGTTGATGACCTTAGTTATGCCGTAACGGAACTGGAATCGGACGATCAGCTAGAGTTTATGCAGGAACTTGAAGATGTTGATGAAAAAGTAGCAGCTGAAGTTTTTAAAAAGCTTGATGAAGAAGATAAAGAAGAGATTGAAACACTTCAAAAGTATGATGAGGATGAAGCCGGTGCATATATGCAGCTGGAGGTATTTACATCTTACGAAGATGAAGTTGTTCAGGATGTGATCAAAAGATTTGCACGTCTTAGAAAAGAGAATGAACTCGAAAACGTACAAAATCTCTTTATTGTTGATAGAAGAGATAAACTACTTTATACGGTAGGACTCGATGAGCTTTTAATATTTGACTTTACAAAAACAATCAAAGAAAATATAGTATCGAGTGAAGATTCGTTTGAGCCGAAAATTGCGCGTGATAATGAGGATATCAAAGAAGTTGTTCATTACTTTGAAGAGTATGATCTCTCTGTTATGCCTGTTGTAGACGGTGATGGAACACTTCTTGGACGTATAACGTCAGACGACATTTATGATATCATTAATGAACATGCAACTGAGCAAATGTATCACTTGGCCGGGGTCGATGATGATGCAGAAGAGGATGAAGATGTCTTAAAAGCGGGAAGAAAACGTGCTTCGTGGTTAGGTGTAAACCTTTTAACAGCAATTGCAGCTTCTTTTGTGATTGGAATGTTTGAACAAACACTGCAAAGTTTGGTGGCACTTGCTATTTTGATGCCGATAGTAGCATCTATGGGTGGAAATGCCGGAACACAGACGCTTACGGTTGTTGTACGTCAGTTAGCCTTAGGGGATATCTCCAACGGGGATGCTTTGAGGATACTTAAAAAAGAGATTTTTATTGCACTTATGAATGGACTTATTTTTGCTATTGTTATGGGAATGATAGCATGGGTTTGGTTTGATATAAGTATGTTAGGGCTTGTAATAGGGCTCAGTATGATTATAAACCTGTTTATGGCAGGTTTTTTTGGTGCCGTGGTACCACTTGGACTAAAGATGTTAAAAATAGATCCTGCGATCGGAAGTACGGTAATTTTAACTACCGTTACAGATGTGGTGGGCTTTTTTAGCTTTTTAGGCTTAGCAACATATATTTTATTATAA
- a CDS encoding CNNM domain-containing protein translates to MDLLILFFLLSVGISFLCSVLESVLLSINMSFVAVLEKERPAVGKILRVQKENINKSIASILILNTIANTLGAAAVGAQAAKLFGNDAVVYVSVVLTFAILFFSEIIPKTIGAIYWKQLAPIAAYFIRAFIWLTYPIIIFTLAVTNKISKGKTDAHSMTKEELLESMLMSEDEGVIDEKESDVIENILKLREIKVSEVLTPRSVIFALDETMTIKEVMETQPAIFKFSRIPIYKDSIEDVTGLVLTKKIFKQALKDDTVYLRTIKKDIFAINENIPVSKALDLFISKKDHMFLVRDNYDQTEGIVTLEDCVETILGVEIMDESDTTEDMRELAKRKMKLKRRLEEEK, encoded by the coding sequence TTGGATCTATTGATACTGTTTTTCTTGTTATCGGTTGGTATATCGTTTTTATGTTCAGTATTAGAATCAGTACTATTATCTATTAATATGTCATTCGTGGCAGTATTGGAGAAGGAAAGACCTGCTGTAGGAAAAATACTTCGCGTGCAAAAAGAGAATATTAACAAATCTATTGCATCTATTTTGATTTTAAATACTATAGCAAACACTTTAGGTGCGGCGGCAGTCGGTGCACAAGCAGCAAAACTGTTTGGTAATGATGCTGTTGTATATGTATCTGTTGTTCTTACATTTGCAATTTTATTTTTCTCGGAAATTATTCCTAAAACTATCGGGGCGATTTACTGGAAACAGTTAGCTCCAATTGCGGCTTATTTTATTCGTGCATTTATCTGGTTAACATACCCGATTATTATCTTTACATTAGCTGTAACAAACAAAATCTCTAAAGGGAAAACTGATGCTCACTCTATGACAAAAGAGGAGCTTTTAGAGAGTATGCTTATGAGTGAGGATGAAGGTGTCATTGATGAGAAAGAATCTGATGTAATTGAAAATATTTTAAAGCTTCGCGAGATCAAGGTTTCAGAAGTTTTAACACCTAGAAGCGTTATCTTTGCGCTAGATGAGACGATGACTATTAAAGAGGTTATGGAAACTCAGCCTGCTATCTTTAAATTTTCACGTATCCCAATCTATAAAGACTCTATAGAAGATGTAACCGGGTTAGTTCTGACTAAAAAGATCTTTAAGCAGGCACTTAAAGATGACACTGTGTATCTTAGAACAATTAAAAAAGATATCTTTGCGATCAATGAAAACATCCCTGTATCAAAAGCACTCGATCTGTTTATATCTAAAAAAGATCATATGTTCTTGGTTCGTGATAATTACGATCAAACTGAAGGGATTGTAACTCTGGAGGATTGTGTTGAAACAATTTTAGGGGTTGAAATCATGGATGAAAGTGATACGACTGAGGATATGCGAGAGCTTGCAAAACGTAAAATGAAGCTCAAGCGAAGGTTAGAAGAGGAGAAGTGA
- a CDS encoding NAD(P)/FAD-dependent oxidoreductase translates to MKKILVLGGGFAGVDAAAHLRKKGYEVTLVSDRDYFYIYPTSIWVPTREKEFKDMCVDLKELQQAHSFELIIDSVSSISYKENKVTLQSGKVLDDYDYLILAIGASKMKPKGVENTLSICGAPEQSLLIRDKLDELIAKGSGKIAMGFGGNPKDTSAVRGGPGFELMFNVHNLLKQKGIRQNFELTFFAPMAEPGKRMGPKALDTMDMFFKRLSIKKQFGKKITNFEADGVVFEDESKLEADFTMFIPAGDGHEVIKNSDLPQNEAGFVKTDDYSCVLDENGEMTNVYAVGDVAALEGYEWRAKQGHIAEVMAKNAVHNIDQRDNGGFDFKGYNEHLNILCVMDSGDGAAFVYRDEKRAFMFPMPFIGHWLKKGWGFYCRNSKLGKIPRIPGM, encoded by the coding sequence ATGAAAAAGATTTTAGTTCTTGGTGGAGGATTTGCAGGAGTTGATGCAGCAGCTCACCTAAGAAAAAAAGGGTACGAAGTTACACTTGTAAGTGACAGAGATTATTTTTACATCTATCCAACTTCTATATGGGTCCCAACAAGAGAAAAAGAGTTTAAAGATATGTGTGTAGATCTAAAAGAGCTGCAACAGGCACACAGTTTTGAACTCATCATCGATAGTGTTTCATCTATCTCGTACAAAGAAAACAAAGTCACTCTTCAAAGCGGGAAAGTACTTGATGATTATGATTATCTCATCCTTGCTATAGGAGCTTCAAAAATGAAACCTAAAGGTGTTGAAAACACTCTTTCAATATGTGGAGCACCTGAACAGTCTCTTCTAATCAGAGATAAGCTTGACGAACTGATCGCAAAAGGGAGCGGAAAGATTGCCATGGGATTTGGAGGCAATCCGAAAGACACTTCTGCAGTTCGCGGAGGCCCTGGATTTGAATTGATGTTTAATGTCCATAACCTTCTCAAACAAAAAGGGATTCGCCAAAACTTTGAACTCACTTTTTTTGCACCGATGGCTGAACCGGGAAAACGTATGGGACCAAAAGCTCTCGATACAATGGATATGTTTTTCAAAAGATTAAGTATAAAAAAACAGTTCGGCAAAAAGATCACAAACTTTGAAGCGGATGGTGTAGTGTTTGAAGATGAGAGTAAACTTGAAGCTGATTTTACAATGTTTATCCCTGCAGGTGATGGTCATGAAGTGATTAAAAACTCTGATCTTCCACAAAATGAAGCAGGATTTGTAAAAACTGACGATTACTCTTGTGTACTTGATGAAAACGGCGAAATGACAAATGTATATGCAGTAGGTGACGTTGCAGCCTTAGAGGGTTATGAATGGCGTGCAAAACAGGGTCATATAGCTGAAGTAATGGCAAAAAATGCTGTACATAATATTGACCAAAGAGATAACGGCGGTTTTGACTTTAAAGGCTACAATGAGCATCTAAATATCTTATGTGTAATGGATAGCGGTGACGGTGCTGCATTTGTCTATAGAGATGAGAAACGTGCCTTTATGTTCCCAATGCCGTTTATCGGTCACTGGCTTAAAAAAGGGTGGGGATTTTATTGTCGTAATTCGAAACTCGGAAAAATTCCGAGAATTCCGGGTATGTAA